A genomic region of Planctomycetota bacterium contains the following coding sequences:
- a CDS encoding substrate-binding domain-containing protein, translating to MTKHRLQIAALFDPYLPQLRDVIRGMIDFVSERQPDWEIVMAHLAVKDTPSKEPIALSRFDGFIDSNPLPRTTRFLSGRPTVLLEETRIDRGIPIVCTDMSGVGRACAEHLVESGLRQFAVVTSPGSERGPDRLRRDGFRYCLRGHGFDEPTVFQSGVRMDASAEWSWEDQVDDLSDWLAAQPRPIGVMAVDIAYGWRTLTATQHAGLRVPEDVCLVVGGDDELILGGLRPSLSGVAYHQKRVGFQAAEVLHRILSGEQVPSLQRVRPLGVIERQSSLFIASEDPLVEKMMQYIWRHVEKGVTVQQITALVPVSQRTLVRRFEKAIGRTPHEEIRRSQLQTARRLLTTTDFSLREVAARSGLGTPTNLSQAVRRVAGVSPSELRRQHR from the coding sequence TTGACGAAACACAGGCTCCAGATCGCCGCCCTGTTCGATCCCTATCTGCCGCAGCTGCGCGACGTCATTCGCGGCATGATCGATTTCGTCAGCGAACGCCAGCCTGACTGGGAGATCGTGATGGCCCACCTTGCGGTCAAGGACACGCCCTCCAAGGAGCCGATCGCGCTGTCGCGATTCGACGGATTCATCGATTCCAATCCGTTGCCGCGCACGACGCGATTCCTGAGCGGACGGCCGACGGTTCTGCTGGAAGAGACCCGGATCGACAGGGGAATCCCGATCGTTTGCACGGACATGAGTGGTGTCGGGCGGGCCTGTGCCGAGCACCTTGTCGAGTCGGGCCTTCGACAGTTCGCGGTCGTCACGTCGCCCGGGTCCGAGCGCGGTCCCGACCGGCTGCGTCGCGACGGCTTCCGGTACTGTCTTCGCGGGCACGGATTCGACGAGCCGACCGTTTTCCAGAGTGGCGTTCGCATGGATGCCTCTGCTGAGTGGTCGTGGGAGGATCAGGTCGATGACCTGTCCGATTGGCTCGCAGCGCAGCCCCGCCCGATCGGCGTGATGGCGGTCGACATCGCCTACGGCTGGCGAACCCTGACCGCCACGCAACACGCGGGTCTTCGCGTCCCTGAAGATGTCTGTCTTGTCGTCGGCGGCGACGACGAGCTGATCCTCGGCGGACTTAGACCCTCGCTTTCAGGGGTTGCATACCACCAGAAGCGTGTCGGGTTTCAGGCCGCCGAAGTCCTCCACCGCATTCTCAGCGGCGAGCAGGTGCCGTCGCTACAACGAGTCAGGCCGCTCGGTGTGATCGAGAGGCAGTCCAGCCTCTTCATCGCAAGCGAGGACCCCTTGGTCGAGAAGATGATGCAATACATCTGGCGTCACGTCGAAAAGGGCGTCACGGTCCAGCAGATCACGGCTCTCGTCCCCGTGTCGCAAAGAACCCTCGTCAGACGGTTCGAAAAAGCGATCGGCCGAACACCGCACGAAGAGATCCGGCGATCGCAATTGCAGACCGCTCGTCGACTTCTGACGACGACTGATTTCTCACTCCGCGAGGTGGCGGCGCGTTCAGGCCTGGGCACGCCGACCAATCTCAGCCAGGCCGTCCGCCGCGTGGCGGGCGTAAGTCCGTCCGAACTCCGCCGCCAGCATCGTTGA